GTTTTGCTAACAATTCGATTGATTTAAATctattatttaaaattaaaagtgCATGACTTATTGCCTCACCAGCTCGTTTGAATTGGTGTCAATGTATCTGGCAATAAGTTGGGCCAAGAAGGTTACATAGCATGCATCCTCTGAGAGAACGACACATTTGTCGGCGGCTCTCGAAGGAGCCTTTGAAATGGGACAGTTATTGATGCACCACTGTGAAGGGCTGTGTCTCCATTCAGTGGTTGTGTTCTTCAGAGGTTGCATTTGAAGGCTCCGTGGTGGCCCAACATATCCGATGACTTATTGCACACCAATCCAAATGAGCCTGTGGACTCTGAAGCAGAAGACAAATACATTATtattggggcggctgtggctcagttggtcaagggttcgatccccagctcctgtagcaacatgtccgatgtgtccttaggcaagacacttaaccctgaattgatattagttacttctgatggtctcgctacatagcagcctctaccatcagtgtgtgaatgtgtaggtgtgacctttgagtccatttaccatattaAAGATACACAACTGGTTTAAACGGGCCTCGAAACTCCAAACCATCTTTATTCTAATCGGTTAAAGTATGTGATGTTAGTTATGTTAGCTAGTTCCTGTGTTCCTGTTGAGGTTGCTATAGGCAAAATATGCGGGACTTTGTAAAGTGAGAGTTATGCAAACAGGAAATCCTCGTTAGACCAGACCGCCTCATTTAAGTTCAACAGGCGTCCAAGGCTTACGACGGCCAGAAACACTCAAAGGCGGGACGTCCAACAAGACATGAAACACATGGGGCAAGAAGTACAAAATGAAACCCGAAACActgaacaaaaatataaatgaaatgaaatacatGATTAAACACAAATCCTACATAACGGCTTGGTATGttgagggtttggtgccttgctcaaggctCTGCAGTACTCAGGCACCTCTACACCTACCAGACCACTTTCCATATTTCGGTCCGcatcaggacttgaaccagcgaccctcctgTTCCAATCCCAAGTCCCTACATACTGAGCTACTGTCACACCACATAAACCAGGGCAAAGATATAAccaaatgtttgacatttttaatacaAATCTGAAGTTGCACCAATAGTCCATGGTTTTCAAATCTGACTGTCTTTCCTTACTGCCcttaatgttttattaattcTCTTCACTAGAATCTGACAGAGACATCATGAccttcagagttttcagagatGACTGAagcttcatcttcatcattttCAACCTGATTAAAAATCTTTGTCTCGTCCTCTTTCTTAATAAGCATTTCTTCAAGAGGCTTAGCCCATCAACTTCCTGTGGTAGCAGAGACTTCCCTTTATGACCCTGAGAAGTTTTCTACCCACACTCTTTAAGTTAAAGATCTTATCCACCTTTCCTCCCTCCAGAGTTCTTAAAGATACCTAAACATCTTAAAGTTGATGTGATTCTGTTTCGATAAAAGGACACGAGTCACTCATGACTTTTTACCAACAGTTCTGTTTCTGAATCCGTTGCTTAGTCGGACATCTTTGTTGTGCTTTGTTGTCCTTCAGATTACATTGTCCAGGGGTGTTGGTGGCCAATTGGTTAGAacgtgtgccccatgtactgaggctgcAGTCCTAGTGTCAGGCGTCCCAGGTTTGAAACTGACCTGTGGCTGTTTTCCTGCATTTCAtttcccattctctctctcctttatttCCCACTCTATTGACTGCTCTGTCTCTCTAAAAAAGTTccaaatatttatataaataaagaatacattATCCAATTATACTAAACACAATGTGAGAGattatgaagaaatgttttattaaaatcatGTAAATCTATTATAATTAAAAGATAAGACTGATCTACTGACGTCCCACAGAAACTACAGAAAATGTTTAACAACATGTTTCAAATCTTTAATACAAATCTGGAGTTGTTGGGGCGCCAATAGCCTCGTGGTTAGAGTGCACGCCTCATGTCCctccagactgagctactgctgcacCTTACAAGCTATGGCAAAGCTTTAACAAGAGGTTTGAAATCTTAGCCTCGTGGTTACTGCGTGGTTACTGCGTGGTTACTGCGTGGTTACTGCGTGGTTACTGCGTGGTTACTATGTAAAGAGGCcttagtcctcaaagcgggcggcccggggaCCTGTGGCggctttccagcatgtcattccccactctattTCTCTGCCTgatgtctgactctatccactgttctgaCTCACAAATCAAGtcataaaaagccccccccccattaaaaaacaaaaatctgaagTTGTTAAACTAGAAGAAACTTTGTAAgctaaaaaacactgaaaatgatgCCCGTCTTTCCTtcatcttcatgttttcttctcttttcaggTGATATTGATCCTGACGTTGTTGTTCACTGGAATCTGACAGAAGCATCATGACCTCCATAGTTTTCATAGATTACTGAAGCTTCACCTTCATCATTTTCAacctgtgaaaagaaaaagctaCAAACTTGATTTACTCAGATAAAGACACGATAATACATCCCTCTATCCTTCAGCCTCTTAGATTTAAAAACTGTAGCTTTACTCTATTTAAAGAACAGTTATCTCTGaaatatctgaaaaacaaacttctgatcatttagttttttaactCACAGCATTGTGATCCATCTGCGTTTTGTTCTCTGTAAAGACAAAAGAGTAAAATTTAGTTTTCACATTGTAAACCAAGTCAAactaataacattttaaaaggtttcTCACCTTTAGTTCTCACCCATATGCTGATCGTCACAAAAATGATTATGAGTACTGCCAGTCCCACAGACACAATGATGAACCTGATCCAACCtgaaaatgagaataaaaacattcaaatcattTAAACTGCAGTGATTGTTCAATTCAAAGTCAGGATCAgcacttttaatgtttttacacGAGCTGAAGATAGTTCCAACGTGGGCAGACATCACAACTTAAACCTTACACCAAGCTCCTAGTAGGTTTAAAGTCCTCAGGTTGTCATGGTGTATCGTTTTAAGGCACAGTACGcaaattctgccaccagggggctctcaatcaaaacaatgactAAAGATGAAGTTGAGGCTGGCAGAGAATCatgggagacacacacacacacacacatacagaccacacacacacacacatacacacacacacacacacatacagaccacacacacacacacacacacacacacacacacacacacacacacacacacacacacacagaccacacacacacacacatacacaaacacacagatacacacacacaatcacaccaACGCAAACatgagcacgcacacacacatcaacatgcGCATACACACaggcgacacacacacacacacacacacacacacacacacacacacacacacaaacacacaaacacacacacacacacaaacacacacacacacacacacacacacacacacacacacacaaacacacacaaacacacacacacacacacacacacacacacacacacacaaacacacacacacacacacacacacacacacacacacacacaaacacacacacacacacacacaaacacacacacacacacacacacacacacaaacatacacacacacacacatacacacacacacacacatacagaccacacacacacacacatacacacacacacacacacacacacatacagaccacacacacacacacacacacacacacacacacatacacacacacacacacacacatacagaccacacacacacacacatacacacacacatacacacacacatacagaccacacacacacacacacatacacacacacacacacatacagaccacacacacacacacatacagaccacacacacacacacatacagaccacacacacacacacatacagaccacacacacacacacacacacatacacacacacacacacatacacacacacacacacacacacacacacacaaacacacacacacacacacacacacacacacacacaaacacacacacacacacacacacaatcacaccaACGCAAACatgagcacgcacacacacatcaacatgcGCATACACACaggcgacacacacacacacacacacacacacacacacacaaacacacaaacacacacacacacacacacaaacacacacacacacacacaaacacacacacacacacacaaacacacacacacacacacacacacacacacacacacacacacacacacaacacacaaacacacacacacacacacacaaacacacacacacacacacacacaaacacacacactataaaacaataaattacacgtttttctttaatttgttttgtattatatttgagatgtttattcatatttatgattaatcctcttgttaaaatATCTTTAGTAGTTATTATTTTTGTAGTATTTGTTCTTATAAGCCATGGAGATATTTTCACATTCATGCCAATGAAGCTgactgaattgaattgaattgagagcTTCACTGAACAAAGCAGTACAACGTGATATCATTTACACCAGCctgagtgtgacatcacaggaaAATGGCCGCTGTGTGAATGTGGTCTGTACTCTACCTGGTTTCTTCAGAGTTTCGTCCTCCGTTATCTCGTTTCCTCCTGCTGATGTGCTTCCTTCTCATTTGTTGAAGATGATatcaagaaacaaaaataaagatgacataCATCACTTTAACCAACTGGAGTCACactaataaaagaagaagaagtgtgtttacttgaaaataaaatgtaaataactgTACCTGTTTTCTCACATGAGGACTTAGAGAAGGCATTACACAGCAGTGTTTGTCcactctgtttgtctgtcacGTTACAAAACAGCAACTCCTCAATTTTTGACTTTTCAACTTCAGTTGTAAATATCACAGCGGCTGTACAGTCGGTCTGTTGGTGTTCTGATATATCTGTCTTATCACCCTTATAATACCACTTCACTGTGTGGGCACAGTCTCCAAATCtgaacacagagcagtaaaaccTGTAGGGATCATCTGAGTCAACTGTTGAAGATattgtgagagagagaacacaagaGTAAGTTTAACTTCCACACCTTGTTCatacattaaaatgtttcaggatatttttctctttaaattgtAATGATTATGAGGCAACACTTACTGTCAATAACATTCAGCAACAGAAGAGCATCTAGACCATGTTGTTCTCCTGATCTGATCTGTCTGCAGCTGTAACGACCAACATCTTCACGTGTGACATTTTTAATAACCAGAGAACAATCCTCTGTAACATTTAGCCTCTTAGCTTTAGCTTTAGCTTTCTCATTTTTACTTATATTCCCGAGTGTAACCAGCTCTCCTGCTGTGCTCCTACTATAACGACTGAAAAGCCAAGAAGGACTGTCACATTTCTGCTGATCTTTAATCACATTTCCACATGGCAAAGTGACATCATGTCCATGTTTGACTGTGAGGGAGGCGGTATCATCTCCAGTTACAGCTGATGAAGATCAAagagaaatacataaaaaataagaacatgaatttgtactttttatttgtttaaagttttgtaagagaataaaagtgcaacaaacaacagaaatgaaGATATGTGATCAATACtaaacaataaatgtttttatgtattataaactgtaatgtttgaaaatgtaataaaacgtAAATGAAATTCAGAGCAAACAGTAAATTCTTACCTGTAACCAGCAGCGTTAGTATCACAATTAAAGACAGTTTAGTCCTTCTGAGTTGATGCATCCTGCTTCTTTGTCTCGTCCTCTTGTTGTTGTGCTTTTAGATGTGTTACTTCCTTAATAAGCGTTTCTTTAAGAGGCTTAGAGAATCAACTTCCTGTGGTAGCAGAGACTTCCCTTTATGTCCCAGAGAAGTTTTCTACCCACACTCTTTAAGTTAAAGATCTTATCCACCTTTCCTCCCTCCAGAGTTCTTAAAGATACCTAAACATCTTAAAGTTGATGTGATTCTGTTTCGATAAAAGGACACGAGTCACTCATGACTTTTTACCAACAGTTCTGTTTCTGAATCCGTCCCCTTTCTTGACCTTTTGTCGTATTTGAACAGAAACTCCAGGCCGAACTGTAAACTTCTCCCTCACAAACAAATCTTTACTTAATGActttaaaacactaaacaaaataaatgaactctTCAGAATGTGATTCCTTTGACAGTTCAGAAGACTGGTTTGATGAAATGCTTGTTCCTCATTCTGGTACATTAGTTGTTTCTGAGAACTGAAGGGGAAGTGTTGAAGTGTGAACATCGATACAGCATCAGCAGAGCTCTGAAGATTGTACCCATaatgttttcataaaaacataaaagaaacgTACACATGATGATCACTGACTTTTAATGAAGTCTCACAGCAGGCTCGTAATATACATAAAGCTGTGCTGCCTTTAATGTGAAgtcagttatttaaaatgtaagttaaaagtcacatattattcaaaatccacttctccatgttcctctaactctaacatgtgtctctagtctacaaaccccccaatgaagagaaaagtccatcctctccgtcttctgtctgctccacttttcacaaaatgtgagctcaaacaggccgtttggataTTCTCCCTTGACCTTTTCgaaagaaagacaaatgaaGAGTACTTCAGAAGTCTTAATGAATTTGCCAgctaaggccccgtgtccacctggtgttTTTTACAGGCAGAAAAGCGCAGGCTGTACGTTGGggagtgtctgcatgtgtccgtctataggagagaaaaaagaaaagagggaaaaaagggaagaagagtaagcgtcgggacactggcagacgtCGATAGGGATAGTGATGCACACTGGTTGAAGGGCCCCCTCGTTGATTTTTGcgtagggccccaacagactagAATCGCCGCTGTTGGTATGTGATGTTTGCAGAATCTGTGTAAAGACACGCACACTGATAGAAGACACACTGAAGACGTTGATTTTACTTCATGTTTGTTGCAGGTTATggtgctgttttctttgttcattCATGTTGAGATCAAAAGGAACATTTGCTGTTCTCTGTTGCTTTTACTCTAATCCTCACACAAaacctttctctctcctttatcAGCAGTTACAGGAGAAGACGTCCTCTCCTTCACAGTCAGAGTTGGAGATGACGTGACTttgaggttccgcagcctccgaagcagaacttccaggttctgtaacagcttcttcccacaggccagaagacttttgaacaggaaaaaataatccctccattccccctcaaacccccacacaggactacctcactggactgtaaaacacaatataacgtgcaatatatttatctgtatagtatttttactcatagcttttctttttatatcgatttatatctgcaccttatttttattttttatatgtaaatacatgctgctgtttttatcctgcactacaacgagccaaatgcaacgaaatttcgttcttatctgcactgtaaagtacaagtttgaatgacaataaagaaagtctaagtctaagtctaagacTTTGCCTTGTGGAAGTGTGACAGAAGATCAGCCAAACTGTGAGCAGATTTCTTGGCTTTTCAGTCGTTATATTGGGAAAACAGTGGATtctatttattacatttttaaacattaataatcAGAGGAAAAGTAGGTATTATTTCTCGATCAccgaaacctcgagcagaaccagactcatgatgaagaGACATCAGCTGAGACTGGGCTGTGCTGGGCTTGGACAGTGGAATAAAGGGagatgcagagacacacacagcaacaacaatgaataagataGATTTAGAGCTTCAGTGTCAGTAATTAGAGTTCAGTCCAATATTAACATCAGCAATTATAGCAAATATAATGATGGCAAACCTCTGCAAAactccacagaaaaagaaaaaagatgaagaagaagcacctccggccagcagggggcgctacTCTTTCCCCTCTCGTCTTTTCCTCTgtggggttaaaggtcacaggaCAGCAAGCCGAGATGACAACATTGCGACCGTTTACCTGCGACgatttatttaaattcaacaaCATGTGAGTGTTTTCCTCCCAGTTCGACCACACAGCTTCTGTTCACAACCTGCCGGCTTGTGTTTGATGCGGTAAAGATGAATGCGTCACATCCTGTTGGAGCGACAGAACGCTCCGCCGAACTCCATGTTAAAATACAAGAAGACTCAGTAATGTCGTTGTTattagaagaaagaaaagataatGATACCTGTATGATACACCGTTTAATTCGGTTTTGTCCACTGAATAATTCGGCATACATGTAGTCAATGAAATAAGTGTAGTTTTGATAGAAGTTGTCTTTAGTCCACCTGCTTATGCTAGACAGTTAGCTTCTCTAAAGTATTTTCATTGTTGACATCAAAAAGGAAATTACATAATACTGATTAATTCAGATTTGGTCCGAAAACACCTTCTGACAtgtctccattagtgcatgtccacagggtcgtgtttgtgtgtgtgtgtgtgtgtgtgtgtgtgtgtagcatttGTCCCCTCATGGGATTAATAATGTAAATCGTCTTTGACCTGCATTCTCTCtgatggccagcagggggcgcaaCGCCACAGGACTCTGACAGTATAGAACTCTGTGACTCATTTATAACCTCAGTAAACATTGTTTAAATCAGTTTATGGTCTCAATCTCTTTCTTCAAATGTTCCTCAATGCAGCATGAGGTTCATTTAGTACATTATGgattaaatataataataaatatatatttttttatgtttcttgaGATATATGTGCGGCGTCCCTTTGTGGACGATGACAGACTCAAAAGTTTAATactaactttgtgtttttttcccaacaGCAACCTGGACCCTTTGACAGAGACTGTATCCTTTATGTGAACATTAATATGTAGACACAAACGAACCGCCTGCAAGGTCATCAGAGGTGGACAGAGTTCACATCGTCAGCACATAGATACTCCTGCGTTGAGGATGAATCCCAAAACAAGAGGAAGGATTTGAAAACAACATGCCCACCTGTGCAgcctcttcacatgctgatggcTGATCATCGTGATAAGAGGATCACGCTGCAGTTTAAGTTCATCGGGAGACAGAAAACATCTCCGTGTCGTTTGTTTTAAAACTCTAACACAGGTCTGTagttttctttgactttaacCTCCAGTATGGGATCCCGTTTTACCTGCAGTACCTGGCTCACTGGCCGGAGTACTTCATCGTTGCCGAGGCTCCTGGTGGTGAACTCATGGGCTACAGTAAGATCTTTGTCTGGtgttaacatttcattttggaGACACGTGAAGAGTAAGTGGGCTAGTGAGAGTCTAAAGAAGAGAGGAATgaaaacaggaacaggaagttgTGTTTAATTAGTTCACCCCTCGTTTGACACTCTCAGCCGACTCCTCTGTTTTGTTCCAGTAAAACAAACTCTGTGTCGTGACGCTCCTGTGACTCTAAACCGAGTGGCCGTCTTGTGTCTTGTTTCGTCCTTGCAGTCATGGGGAAGGCGGAGGGATCTGTGGCTCGGGAGGAGTGGCACGGTCACGTCACCGCTCTGTCCGTCGCCCCCGAGTTCAGAAGACTGGGACTCGCCGCCAAACTGATGGAGATGCTGGAGGAGATCTCCGAGAGGTTTGTACCCATCGCATGAcactgtggtcacttcctgtcagcacccgAGCGTCCAATCAGAGTTAAAGctgatccttgcttgtgttgttctgacTCTCTGATGATAAAATCGTCTGCTACATAAATTGTAGTTTTTGCCTTATGAAGTACGAGATGTTGTAAACAAACGACCTCCTGTGACTGACTCTCATGTTGTCTCGTTTTTTGTAGGAAGGGGGGATTCTTTGTGGATCTCTTTGTGCGCGTCTCAAACCAGGTGGCGGTGAACATGTACAAACGCCTGGGCTACAGCGTCTACAGGACGGTCATCGAGTATTACTCGGCCAGCAACGGAGAACCTGACGAAGACGCTTATGGTGAGACGAGTTGTTCAGTCTGAAAACAGATCATCAGGGCGGGAAATGAACGTTTAGGGGTTAATGTATGTGTTAGACGTTTAACGAAGGGACAGAAGTCctttgttatgatacgagaagaccattttcacccCACTGTCGCTCAgaactcgtattataggtcgtctactaacggagaataatgtctgataacaAGTAGAAGATggcgctggtgttgtcagctctttgtcttttagtggaaaaagaaaagaagaggaggaggagacaaataaggagaaacctcactaatgggtgaaagcatggagactacagagAAATGCTCAAGAGgttttactgaacctgagaggagagctggagagaaacctctgaacagccaatcagagagattcatATGTCAAATTGGCCGACGGCTAGCGACGgagacacaccgcaaaaactagggcgccGAGCGCTCatcttggtgtgtcagggcctttacttCTGCAACACTAAAACCAATATTAGAGGAGTGATGATGGCTCAGCTTAGTTATTGTTGGCAGCCTGAAAAAAGGTTAATATTTCACTAATTTCCGTTCATATTTGGGCAGCAGCAAAAGTTATTAAGATCCATTTCAAAACCCTGACAAAGAAAGCCGAAGCTGTCTGCAAACAGAAactagtttgttttttaatttaaagtctttgtgatttttcacccttaaatgtataaatcaaatatctcctctgaaaataactctgtgagtcatgactgtctacaatgggtgtaacacccgagtcccactgtctgtgatgttttcagagttttcagagtcctatcttcactttgtttacatcgcccggacggccggctgactcctcccctcgtgtataaaagttgtttaattgagggactagagaaaagaagaataacatactgtactcactgcttaactgtgtttctagatcacgctcatttcaggtcaatttacatgcagtgtgaagataccagcataataaagatcgctagcattagcatgctaacacaacaataaagcATGTGTTGAATACTCAACCCTCAACAGCAGAGGGCGCCGTTCATCCAGGAAAACAAAATGAGCCGGAGGCTGAGACTTATTTATCAAAATTGCTCTTTTATCTTTCTTCCATTTTTCAGATATGAGGAAAGCTTTGTCCAGAGACACGGAGAAGAAGTCGATCATCCCGCTGCCGCATCCTGTCAGACCAGAAGACATCGAGTAACAGTAGACGGTGGCTCTCTCTGCACGCCCGATAATCACACGTGGATCATTGAATCACAGCTTCCTGCTCGGTTTACTTTGTACATATATTTCTTTACCGTTACTCTACGCCTCATCGTCAGAGAGCCACTGATTGTACACATTTAAATCCCTGAACATGTTCGGTTCAATAAACTTTGCAGAATAAaagacgacgacgacgacaaGCGATGTTTGGATCGATGTTTGTATGATGTCACAGCTGCAAAAGGGAAACATGGTGGTACATTAAAGACGGCTCCACAGctgctttttgttaaaaaaagaaactgagtAGAAAAATCAGTCCAGGTTGAAAGTGGTTCTagtctttctcttcttctccactcttGCTTTCTGGCTCCTTCACCTCTTTctctccaccaccaccatcatcactgtcactctcgctgctgctgctgctgccgtcaTCGTCTCGGTCATCATACGTCTTCTCCCGCTCCGTTTCCGTcgcctctgtgtttctctcgGCGTCGTTTTCCGGCTGCTGTTCAGGAGCGTCTGGAGGCGTGTCAGAGGACTGTGAAGTGCTCTCTTCAGCCGCCGGATCTTTTTCTGCagcctcctcgtcttcctcctcctcctctacctcttccACTATCTGCTGCCTCTTCCACATCTTGGCCATGGCCAGCAGTTTGAGGTTGGGCTGGTTGGCGGCGTCCTCGGGGAAGATGTAGTCGTAGTACTCCTCCCAGCCTGCGTCCGactaaaataaacaacagtAGGAGAGATTAGAATGAATACCTGTGAGTGTCTGAACACGTTTAGCTCACTTTTCTAATCAAGTTTGCTTAGAGATAAAACTCCAGAGAATATGGAGGTAATATTTCATAAATGATCTTAAAACTACAAAAGGACTAAAGCCTCGATTCCACCAAACTGTCCGGTCCAGTTCAGCACGGTAAACACTGATCCTGATTGATTTTTTTGCAGCCTAGCGTATCCTAAGGTGTGTGGAGTGTAAGCCAGAAGGGGATCGCTGCATCAGATACATAATGAAACAGAGTAAGCCGCTAATGaattcaaagaagaagaaagcgcAACAATGGAGGTCGTCCATGGGGCGGAGCTACATGCTCACACTGATGGATAAGTTTGTAAATAAGAAGCAGAGACGCTCGGTTCTTACCCCGTCCTCGGCCGTcagcttcctcctcttcttcaccttctCCGGCAGCAGCTTCCTCACTCTGTCCATGGAGCTGTCGGAGCCGAACTCCTTCTCGAAGTCGCTCCAGGACTCGAGCAGCATGAGGcgctcctccttctcctcgcAGCTCCTCATGCTCTTGTTGGCCTCCTCGAAGATCTGCCGACACTTCTGCAGCCGGTCGGGGCCTTCGATCGACAGCTCGAACTTGGCGCAGCTGATCCAAACCTGCACGAggagagggaaaacaaaaaaaaggagaagatgaGTCAAATTTGTTTGTTGAGAAaacagagctggagctgattTCACACTGACCTGTGTTGGGTTAGGAAGATTTGTTCTCTGACAACAGAAAGCTAAACGCAGTTCTCACCTTGACATGCTGGGTGCGCTGCAGCAGCCTTTTGTAAAGGTTTCTGGTGTTTCCAAACTCTTCCTGCTCGATCTCAAAGTCGATGTAGGACTTCCACAGcacctggaagaaaaaaaacagaatcaggaACATGTATGTACAGACCAAACTGCTGCCTCTTAACCTTCCTGCAGACTGGGTGCAGGGTTCCCACTCTTTTCCAGAGATtattttccaggacattttcagctGGTATGACAGTCCGTGATCGTGCCACACCAATATTAAGTGTCTTTAACAAGATTAATCACACTGTGAGCTACCGCTACAAAGGTATGGTCCATTTTTTACCCTTAATGCAGTATTGCATTTGAAGAGACAATGCCAGCTAAGAAAAAGGACCGTTAGCCAGTTTTGAGCTCGTGTTTAGACACGAGGGGGAGGCGGAGTTATTAAATTACCTACAGACTTCCATTCAATCTGCGTTGTGGA
The Labrus bergylta chromosome 15, fLabBer1.1, whole genome shotgun sequence DNA segment above includes these coding regions:
- the LOC110004287 gene encoding uncharacterized protein, coding for MHQLRRTKLSLIVILTLLVTAVTGDDTASLTVKHGHDVTLPCGNVIKDQQKCDSPSWLFSRYSRSTAGELVTLGNISKNEKAKAKAKRLNVTEDCSLVIKNVTREDVGRYSCRQIRSGEQHGLDALLLLNVIDIDSDDPYRFYCSVFRFGDCAHTVKWYYKGDKTDISEHQQTDCTAAVIFTTEVEKSKIEELLFCNVTDKQSGQTLLCNAFSKSSCEKTGSTSAGGNEITEDETLKKPGWIRFIIVSVGLAVLIIIFVTISIWVRTKENKTQMDHNAVENDEGEASVIYENYGGHDASVRFQ
- the naa20 gene encoding N-alpha-acetyltransferase 20 — protein: MTTLRPFTCDDLFKFNNINLDPLTETYGIPFYLQYLAHWPEYFIVAEAPGGELMGYIMGKAEGSVAREEWHGHVTALSVAPEFRRLGLAAKLMEMLEEISERKGGFFVDLFVRVSNQVAVNMYKRLGYSVYRTVIEYYSASNGEPDEDAYDMRKALSRDTEKKSIIPLPHPVRPEDIE